A single region of the Buchnera aphidicola (Pseudoregma panicola) genome encodes:
- the dapD gene encoding 2,3,4,5-tetrahydropyridine-2,6-dicarboxylate N-succinyltransferase, which produces MQKIIEIIENAFEKREEIKIKNKKKDLIDAVNKTMKMLDNGSIRVSEKVKNSWKTNEWIKKAILLKFIISKNKIVHSLETTYYDKIKLKYTDYHDEQFEKEKVRVVPQATVRYGAFINKKSVLMPCYINTGAYIGKNTMIDTWSTIGSCAQIGNNVHISGGVGIGGVLEPLQLNPTIIEDNCFIGARSEIVEGVIVEKGSVISMGVYIGQSTKIYNRDTQKISYGKIPSGSVVVPGSIPSKDKTHNLYCAVIVKNVDYKTLNKTKINKILRKF; this is translated from the coding sequence ATGCAAAAAATAATAGAAATCATAGAAAATGCTTTTGAAAAAAGAGAAGAAATAAAAATAAAGAATAAAAAAAAAGATCTAATAGATGCTGTAAATAAAACAATGAAAATGTTAGATAATGGATCTATAAGAGTATCAGAAAAAGTAAAAAATTCATGGAAAACTAATGAATGGATAAAAAAAGCAATACTATTAAAATTTATAATTTCAAAAAATAAAATAGTTCATAGTTTAGAAACAACATATTATGACAAAATAAAATTAAAATATACAGATTATCACGATGAACAATTTGAAAAAGAAAAAGTTAGAGTAGTTCCTCAAGCTACTGTAAGATATGGAGCTTTTATAAACAAAAAAAGTGTTCTTATGCCTTGTTATATAAATACAGGAGCATACATAGGAAAAAATACTATGATAGATACATGGTCTACTATAGGTTCTTGTGCACAAATAGGAAACAATGTACATATATCAGGAGGAGTTGGTATAGGAGGAGTTTTAGAGCCGTTACAATTAAATCCTACAATTATAGAAGATAATTGTTTTATAGGAGCTAGATCAGAAATAGTCGAAGGAGTAATAGTAGAAAAAGGATCAGTTATATCAATGGGAGTATATATAGGTCAAAGTACAAAAATATACAACAGAGACACACAAAAAATAAGTTATGGAAAAATTCCAAGTGGTTCTGTTGTAGTTCCAGGATCTATTCCTTCTAAAGATAAAACACATAATTTATATTGTGCAGTGATAGTGAAAAATGTAGATTATAAAACATTAAATAAAACAAAAATAAATAAAATTTTAAGAAAATTTTAA
- the ftsZ gene encoding cell division protein FtsZ gives MFENLDSIKEAVIKVIGVGGGGGNAIEHMIQEKIAGVEFYAVNTDSQALKKIEVEKTIQIGKNITRGLGAGSNPEIGKNSAKEDKESLKTAMEGADMVFIAAGMGGGTGTGAAPVISEISKNMGILTVAVVTKPFSFEGKKKMLYAEQGITELSKNVDSLITIPNDKLLKVLNRGISLLDAFRAANNVLNGAVQGIAELITKPGLMNVDFADVRTVMSEMGYAIMGTGVSSGENRAEEAAEMAVSSPLLEDIDLSGARGVLVNITAGLDLKLEEFEIVGNTIRNFSSENATVVIGTSLDDEMKEELRVTIVATGISPEKIYNINNTKKKNSDKMLLKYQNQYFNKKNKNKETENNNISNKNYIKKNKKIDYLDIPTFLRNHNKNKI, from the coding sequence ATGTTCGAAAATTTAGATTCTATAAAAGAAGCAGTTATAAAAGTTATTGGAGTTGGAGGAGGCGGAGGCAATGCTATAGAACATATGATACAAGAAAAAATTGCTGGAGTAGAATTTTATGCTGTTAATACGGATTCTCAAGCTTTAAAAAAAATAGAAGTAGAAAAAACTATACAAATAGGAAAAAATATAACTAGAGGTTTAGGAGCCGGATCAAATCCAGAGATAGGAAAAAATTCAGCAAAAGAAGACAAAGAGTCATTAAAAACAGCTATGGAAGGTGCTGATATGGTTTTTATAGCAGCAGGTATGGGGGGTGGAACAGGTACAGGAGCAGCACCTGTAATTTCAGAAATATCAAAAAATATGGGAATATTAACTGTTGCTGTAGTAACAAAACCATTTAGTTTTGAAGGTAAAAAAAAAATGTTATATGCAGAACAAGGAATAACAGAATTATCTAAAAATGTTGACTCGCTTATAACGATACCAAATGATAAATTATTAAAAGTTTTAAATAGAGGAATTTCATTATTAGATGCATTTAGAGCTGCAAATAATGTATTAAATGGAGCTGTACAAGGAATTGCTGAACTAATAACTAAACCAGGTTTAATGAATGTAGATTTTGCAGATGTTAGAACTGTGATGTCAGAAATGGGTTATGCAATAATGGGGACTGGTGTTTCTTCAGGAGAAAACAGAGCAGAAGAAGCAGCAGAAATGGCTGTTTCAAGTCCTCTTCTAGAAGATATAGATTTATCTGGAGCTAGAGGTGTTTTAGTAAATATAACAGCTGGTTTAGATTTAAAATTAGAAGAATTTGAAATAGTAGGAAATACGATTAGAAACTTTTCTTCAGAAAATGCTACAGTAGTTATAGGTACATCTTTAGATGATGAAATGAAAGAAGAATTAAGAGTAACTATAGTAGCAACAGGAATATCTCCTGAAAAAATTTATAACATTAATAATACAAAAAAAAAAAATTCTGATAAAATGTTATTAAAATATCAAAATCAATATTTTAATAAAAAAAATAAAAATAAAGAAACAGAAAATAATAATATTAGTAATAAAAATTATATAAAAAAAAATAAAAAAATAGATTATTTAGATATACCAACTTTTTTAAGAAATCATAACAAAAATAAAATATAA
- a CDS encoding 2-oxo acid dehydrogenase subunit E2 — protein MYKKVRIPDVGKEKLEVIEILVKEGDFVNKKQDLITLEGEKTSIEIPSKETGIIKKVFIKIGDLVKTNSKIFLLKKKNQKEKKVHRNNILKVNKERNIFNKYDEIYTSPMVRRLARKNNINLSEIKGTGKKGRISKEDFLIFLEKKNINYKKYCSKDIFEKKFFFEKFGKTEKVNLNKIQKVISKNLCKSWLTIPHVTQFDEIDITKLEEFRKNVNLDILNNENNSVKITLLPFIVKVIGYALKNFPNFNSSYSEKSNTLFLKKYINIGIVINCDRGIFIPVIRDVLNKSIFEISIEISSFSKKVMSNFLKKKDMEGGNFTISNLGGYGGGHFTPIINFPEVAILGISKYINKNIFLNKKIFNIITLPISLSYDHRVINGVEAVKFINFIKNELEKFHGFIIK, from the coding sequence GTGTATAAAAAAGTTAGAATTCCAGATGTTGGGAAAGAAAAATTAGAAGTTATAGAAATATTAGTAAAAGAAGGGGATTTTGTTAATAAAAAGCAAGATTTAATTACATTAGAAGGTGAAAAAACTTCTATTGAAATACCTTCAAAAGAAACAGGAATAATAAAAAAAGTTTTTATTAAGATTGGAGATTTAGTTAAAACAAATTCAAAAATATTTTTATTAAAAAAGAAAAATCAAAAAGAAAAAAAAGTACATAGAAATAATATTTTAAAGGTTAATAAAGAAAGAAATATATTTAATAAATATGATGAAATTTATACTAGTCCTATGGTAAGAAGATTAGCTAGAAAAAACAATATAAATTTATCTGAAATTAAAGGAACTGGTAAAAAAGGAAGAATATCTAAAGAAGATTTTTTAATATTTTTAGAAAAAAAAAATATTAATTATAAAAAATATTGTTCAAAAGATATTTTTGAAAAAAAATTTTTTTTTGAAAAATTTGGTAAAACAGAAAAAGTTAATTTAAATAAAATTCAAAAAGTTATTTCTAAAAATTTATGTAAAAGCTGGTTAACAATACCTCATGTAACACAATTCGATGAAATAGATATTACAAAATTAGAAGAATTTAGAAAAAATGTAAATTTAGATATTTTAAATAATGAAAATAATTCTGTTAAAATAACATTATTACCTTTTATTGTTAAAGTAATAGGATATGCATTAAAAAATTTTCCTAATTTTAATAGTTCTTATTCTGAAAAAAGTAATACTTTATTTTTAAAGAAATATATTAATATAGGAATAGTGATAAATTGTGATAGAGGAATATTTATTCCTGTAATAAGAGATGTTTTAAATAAAAGTATATTTGAAATTTCTATAGAAATATCTTCTTTTTCTAAAAAAGTTATGTCTAATTTTTTAAAAAAAAAAGATATGGAAGGTGGTAATTTTACTATATCCAATCTAGGTGGATATGGAGGAGGGCATTTTACTCCTATAATAAATTTTCCAGAAGTTGCAATTTTAGGAATTTCAAAATATATAAATAAAAATATTTTTTTAAATAAAAAAATTTTTAATATAATTACTCTTCCTATTTCATTAAGTTATGATCATAGAGTAATAAATGGTGTAGAAGCTGTGAAATTTATAAATTTTATAAAAAATGAATTAGAAAAATTTCATGGTTTTATAATAAAATAA
- the rsmH gene encoding 16S rRNA (cytosine(1402)-N(4))-methyltransferase RsmH: MSKKNYHIPVLLKEIIQNLKIKKNGIYVDCTFGSGGHSKNILKKIGKHGFLYSLDKDPYSINFSKKIKNKNFKFINDSFENLIKYAKKFNIIKKIDGIILDLGFSTNQIKNKKRGFSFNLNGTLDMRYNQKYGISAKKWINNSNKKNIFKVIKKFGQEKFASKISKAIVKYREKKKIEKTLELSEIINKIVYKKNRKINPSTKTFQAIRIYINKELKCIKKILKDSLKILSYKGKLLVISFNSLEDRIVKYFMKSNSKNINIPHKLPITYKKIKYLDEKKKLKIFKKILPSKKEVKKNIRSRSAILRIAELKRIK; encoded by the coding sequence ATGTCTAAAAAAAATTATCATATACCAGTTTTATTAAAAGAAATAATACAAAATTTAAAAATTAAAAAAAATGGAATATATGTAGATTGTACATTTGGATCAGGAGGACATTCAAAAAATATTTTAAAAAAAATTGGAAAACATGGATTTTTATATTCTTTAGATAAAGACCCTTATAGTATAAATTTTTCTAAAAAAATAAAAAATAAAAATTTTAAATTTATAAATGATTCTTTTGAAAATCTTATAAAATATGCTAAAAAGTTTAATATAATAAAAAAAATTGATGGAATTATATTAGACCTTGGATTTTCTACAAATCAAATAAAGAATAAAAAAAGAGGTTTTTCATTTAATTTAAATGGAACTTTAGATATGAGATATAATCAAAAATATGGAATTTCAGCAAAAAAATGGATAAATAATAGTAATAAAAAAAATATATTTAAAGTAATAAAAAAATTTGGACAAGAAAAATTTGCATCAAAAATATCTAAGGCTATAGTAAAATATAGAGAAAAAAAAAAAATAGAAAAAACTTTAGAATTATCTGAAATAATAAATAAAATTGTTTATAAAAAAAATAGAAAAATAAATCCATCTACTAAAACTTTTCAAGCAATAAGAATTTATATAAATAAAGAATTAAAATGTATAAAAAAAATTTTGAAAGATTCACTAAAAATTTTATCTTATAAAGGAAAGTTATTAGTAATAAGTTTTAATTCTTTAGAAGACAGAATAGTAAAATATTTTATGAAATCTAATAGTAAAAATATTAATATACCTCATAAACTACCTATAACTTATAAGAAAATAAAATATTTAGATGAAAAAAAAAAATTGAAAATATTTAAAAAAATACTTCCTAGTAAAAAAGAAGTTAAAAAAAATATAAGATCACGAAGTGCTATATTAAGAATCGCAGAATTAAAAAGAATAAAATAA
- a CDS encoding trypsin-like peptidase domain-containing protein: MIKCVKNIKLYILSIFFIFLIVFFNFSICCENKKNNIYDKYIPSLSNTIDKVMPSIVSIDAEGSKFFHKKKNKKIYDYNFNNTNNNINEKFEKKYFNSLGSGVIIDAKNGYVVTNSHVIKDTYHVEVKLNDGRIYDSEIIGSDNNSDIALIKLKKAKNLVAIKFFNSDKVKVGDYSIAIGNPYGLGNTATYGIVSAIGRNGLNIENYENFIQTDAAINKGSSGGALVNLRGELIGLNTAILSPKEGNIGIGFSIPSNMVKNLIKQIKKYGEVQKRELGIIGIEINEEISKSMHLKVNKGIFVSKVISYSLAENIGIHPGDIIISLNKKLVKNFFSFKADIYSFPIDKKIELKLIRNGKIKNFLIEEKDFISFNVSSKNIYNKIPGLLISITKINGNNIIKVKHVKLNSYAYKYGFRNNDIIININNNYINNFSKLDNFVSKKKNMSVFYIKRGNNNIYLFMKS, encoded by the coding sequence ATGATAAAATGTGTTAAAAATATTAAATTATATATTTTATCTATATTTTTTATTTTTTTAATTGTTTTTTTTAATTTTTCTATTTGTTGTGAAAATAAAAAAAATAATATATACGATAAATATATTCCTAGCTTGTCTAATACTATTGATAAAGTAATGCCATCTATAGTTAGTATAGATGCAGAAGGATCAAAATTTTTTCATAAAAAGAAAAATAAAAAAATTTACGATTATAATTTTAATAATACAAATAATAACATTAATGAAAAATTTGAAAAAAAATATTTTAATTCTTTAGGTTCAGGAGTTATAATAGATGCAAAAAATGGTTATGTAGTTACGAACAGTCATGTTATTAAAGATACATATCATGTAGAAGTTAAATTAAATGATGGTAGAATATATGACTCAGAAATAATTGGTTCAGATAATAACTCAGACATAGCATTAATAAAATTAAAAAAAGCAAAAAATTTAGTGGCTATAAAATTTTTTAATTCTGATAAAGTAAAAGTTGGAGATTATTCAATAGCTATTGGAAATCCTTATGGTTTAGGAAATACAGCAACTTATGGAATTGTATCTGCTATTGGAAGAAATGGTTTAAATATTGAAAATTATGAAAATTTTATTCAAACTGATGCAGCAATTAACAAAGGTAGTTCAGGTGGAGCCTTAGTTAATTTAAGAGGAGAGCTCATTGGTTTAAACACTGCTATTTTATCACCAAAAGAAGGTAATATAGGAATAGGTTTTTCTATACCTTCTAATATGGTAAAAAATTTAATAAAACAAATAAAAAAATATGGAGAAGTTCAAAAAAGAGAGTTAGGTATAATAGGAATTGAAATAAATGAAGAAATATCAAAATCTATGCATTTAAAAGTAAATAAAGGAATTTTTGTTAGTAAAGTAATTTCTTATTCATTGGCTGAAAATATAGGTATACATCCAGGAGACATAATAATTTCTTTAAACAAAAAATTGGTAAAAAATTTTTTTTCTTTTAAAGCAGATATATACTCTTTTCCTATTGATAAAAAAATAGAATTAAAATTAATAAGAAATGGCAAGATAAAAAATTTTTTAATAGAAGAAAAAGATTTTATATCATTTAATGTTAGTAGTAAAAATATATATAATAAAATACCAGGTTTGTTAATATCTATTACAAAAATAAATGGAAACAATATTATTAAAGTAAAACACGTAAAATTAAATAGTTATGCATATAAATATGGATTTAGAAACAATGATATTATAATTAATATAAATAATAATTATATAAATAATTTTTCTAAATTGGATAATTTTGTTTCTAAGAAAAAAAATATGTCTGTTTTTTATATAAAAAGAGGAAATAATAATATATATCTTTTTATGAAATCTTAA
- the lpdA gene encoding dihydrolipoyl dehydrogenase, translating into MKDLNVNTVVIGGGPAGYSAAFRLSDLGVQTILVEKKNFLGGVCLNKGCIPSKYLLHISKIIEEVKSLKKFDININIKNINLLNIMLEKKRIIESLRNGIKNISKNKNVNILNGEAHFESKNSILINYVKKNKKNSKRISFKNAIISSGSIPVFLPGIPYNNARVWNSTDALNFLTIPKNMLIIGSGIIGMEMATIYSSLGSKIDVIERSEKFFPFLDKDVTEIFKKSILNKFNLLLGTKIIKISEKKEGLLVSLSSFKNFNKKKMYDVILVAVGRKPNIENLKLKNLPIEVNKFGAIKVNDKLQTNLKNIYAIGDVIGFPMLAHKGSYQGKIVSEIIYGKNIYYQPKIIPYVIYSNPEVAWVGILEKEAIEKNINYKVAKFPWKFSGRAISSGYSLGLTKLIFNSDTNRIIGGIVIGSGASEILGEISLAIEMCCDAEDISLTMHAHPTIYETICMSSEIFQKKCIDF; encoded by the coding sequence ATGAAAGATTTAAATGTTAATACAGTTGTAATAGGAGGAGGTCCCGCTGGTTATTCTGCTGCATTTAGATTATCAGATTTGGGAGTACAAACTATTTTAGTAGAAAAAAAAAATTTTTTAGGTGGTGTATGTTTAAATAAAGGTTGCATTCCATCTAAATATTTATTACATATTTCTAAAATTATCGAAGAAGTAAAAAGTTTAAAAAAATTTGATATTAACATAAACATTAAAAATATTAATTTATTAAATATAATGTTAGAAAAAAAAAGAATAATAGAATCTTTAAGAAATGGTATAAAAAATATTTCTAAAAACAAAAATGTTAATATATTAAATGGAGAAGCTCATTTTGAAAGTAAAAATAGTATATTAATAAATTATGTAAAAAAAAATAAAAAAAATAGTAAAAGAATAAGTTTTAAAAATGCTATTATATCTTCTGGATCTATACCTGTTTTTCTTCCTGGAATTCCTTATAATAATGCTAGAGTATGGAATTCTACTGATGCATTAAATTTTTTAACAATTCCAAAAAATATGTTAATAATAGGTTCAGGAATTATAGGAATGGAAATGGCAACTATTTATAGTTCTTTAGGTTCTAAAATAGATGTTATAGAAAGATCCGAAAAATTTTTTCCTTTTTTAGATAAAGATGTAACTGAAATTTTTAAAAAATCTATATTAAATAAATTTAATTTATTATTAGGAACAAAAATTATTAAAATTTCTGAAAAAAAAGAAGGACTACTAGTTAGTTTAAGTAGTTTTAAAAATTTTAATAAAAAAAAAATGTATGATGTGATTTTAGTTGCTGTTGGAAGAAAACCTAATATAGAAAATTTAAAATTAAAAAATTTGCCTATAGAAGTTAACAAATTTGGAGCTATAAAAGTAAATGATAAGTTGCAAACTAACTTAAAAAATATTTATGCAATAGGTGATGTTATTGGATTTCCTATGTTAGCTCACAAAGGTTCTTATCAAGGGAAAATTGTATCTGAAATAATATATGGAAAAAATATTTATTATCAACCTAAAATAATACCTTATGTAATTTATTCTAATCCAGAAGTAGCTTGGGTTGGTATTTTAGAAAAAGAAGCTATAGAAAAAAATATAAATTATAAAGTTGCTAAATTTCCTTGGAAATTTTCTGGAAGAGCAATTTCTTCTGGATATAGTTTAGGATTAACTAAACTTATTTTTAACTCTGATACTAATAGAATTATAGGAGGAATTGTAATAGGATCTGGAGCTAGTGAAATTCTTGGAGAAATAAGCTTAGCTATAGAAATGTGTTGTGATGCTGAAGACATATCTTTAACTATGCATGCTCATCCTACTATATATGAAACTATATGTATGTCTTCAGAAATTTTTCAAAAAAAATGTATAGATTTTTAA
- the ftsA gene encoding cell division protein FtsA gives MEKKLVTSIEIGHNKIVTLIGEIYNNNIKIIGIGKNKSKGINKKGIYDLESIKNCIEKSINKAEIMSKKKIKSAYLSISHAKIKCHNEIGIIPISGKEIKKKDIKNVIYSAKSIKINNEHIILHVIPQEYSIDKRSGIKNPIGLSGMRMKGKVHLITCHKEIYKNIKKSIEKCKIKVNKLIFSGIASSEAVLTKEEKKLGVCMIDIGSNSIDLSIYCNGYTIYNHVIPYASELVTNDIAYAFSISYKKAEKIKINHGCTTVPILEKIKNNNILDSNGKIIKNINAQRLIDVIEPRYIELLNIVKLKIINIQKKIYKRTGKEIEIKRGIVITGGGAKIKFLKNCAKKIFSTRVRIAIPKNIKDKNKKIYDPIYSTSVGILKYVKKNNKICKKEKKNNFIKNIFKKINKWIIK, from the coding sequence ATGGAAAAAAAATTAGTTACAAGTATAGAAATAGGACATAATAAAATAGTTACATTAATAGGAGAAATTTATAATAATAATATAAAAATTATAGGAATAGGAAAAAACAAATCTAAGGGAATTAATAAAAAAGGAATATATGATCTAGAATCTATAAAAAACTGTATAGAAAAATCTATAAATAAAGCAGAAATAATGTCTAAAAAAAAAATAAAATCAGCATATTTATCTATATCACATGCAAAAATAAAATGTCATAATGAAATAGGAATTATACCAATATCTGGAAAAGAAATTAAAAAAAAAGATATAAAAAATGTTATATATTCAGCTAAATCTATAAAAATAAATAATGAACATATAATATTGCACGTAATACCTCAAGAATATTCTATAGATAAAAGATCTGGAATAAAAAATCCAATAGGTTTGTCAGGAATGAGAATGAAAGGTAAAGTACACTTAATTACTTGCCATAAGGAAATATATAAAAATATAAAAAAATCTATAGAAAAATGTAAAATAAAAGTAAACAAACTAATATTTTCAGGAATAGCCTCTAGTGAAGCAGTATTAACAAAAGAAGAAAAAAAACTTGGTGTATGTATGATAGATATAGGAAGTAATTCTATAGATTTAAGTATATATTGTAATGGATATACTATATATAATCATGTAATACCATATGCAAGTGAATTAGTAACAAATGATATAGCATATGCATTTTCAATATCATACAAAAAAGCAGAAAAAATAAAAATAAATCATGGATGTACTACAGTTCCTATATTAGAAAAAATAAAAAATAATAATATATTAGATTCTAATGGAAAAATAATAAAAAATATTAATGCTCAAAGATTAATAGATGTAATAGAACCTAGATATATAGAATTATTAAATATAGTAAAATTAAAAATAATAAATATACAAAAAAAAATATATAAACGAACCGGAAAGGAAATAGAAATAAAAAGAGGAATAGTAATTACTGGAGGTGGAGCTAAAATAAAGTTTTTAAAAAATTGCGCAAAAAAAATTTTCTCAACAAGAGTTAGAATTGCTATACCTAAAAATATAAAAGACAAAAATAAAAAAATTTATGATCCTATATATTCTACATCTGTTGGAATATTAAAATATGTAAAAAAAAATAACAAAATTTGTAAAAAGGAAAAAAAAAATAATTTTATAAAAAATATTTTTAAAAAAATAAATAAATGGATAATTAAATAA
- the ilvN gene encoding acetolactate synthase small subunit, whose translation MKKILYILLENKSGVLSRVIGLFSQRGYNIKKIKAKPLKNNKKISKVLIELYKYKNINNKIKKQIFKLINVLKVKIVKK comes from the coding sequence ATGAAAAAAATTTTATATATATTATTAGAAAACAAATCAGGAGTATTATCTAGAGTAATAGGTCTGTTTTCTCAAAGAGGATATAATATAAAAAAAATTAAAGCCAAACCTTTAAAAAATAATAAAAAAATATCAAAAGTTTTAATAGAATTATACAAATATAAAAATATAAACAATAAAATAAAAAAACAAATATTTAAATTAATAAATGTTTTAAAAGTAAAAATAGTAAAAAAATAA
- the erpA gene encoding iron-sulfur cluster insertion protein ErpA, which translates to MYNIKLTKNSIKKILKITKKKLYFRIYIIGGGCNGFKYNFKLEKKIKKNDIIIKKNNIKILIDYISIKYIKNGKIDYLENLEGSKFVVNNPNAKTTCSCGISFST; encoded by the coding sequence ATGTATAATATAAAATTAACAAAAAATTCAATAAAAAAAATTTTAAAAATTACTAAAAAAAAATTATATTTTAGAATATATATAATAGGTGGAGGATGTAACGGATTTAAATATAACTTTAAATTAGAAAAAAAAATTAAAAAAAATGATATTATTATAAAAAAAAATAATATTAAAATATTAATAGATTATATAAGTATTAAATATATAAAAAATGGGAAAATAGATTATTTAGAAAATTTAGAAGGATCAAAATTTGTTGTAAATAATCCCAATGCTAAAACTACATGTAGTTGTGGAATTTCATTTAGTACATAA
- the ilvB gene encoding biosynthetic-type acetolactate synthase large subunit, with protein sequence MLGADIVVKFLIKQKIKYIFGYPGGSVLDIYDSIKRIGKIKHILVRHEQAAIHMADGYARSTGKIGVALVTSGPGATNSITGIATAYMDSIPIIIISGQVDYSLIGNDAFQECDMIGISRPIVKHSFLIKNTSEIYKTFKKSFYIATSGRHGPVVIDIPKNVLSNNIKKKYFFIKKNNIKLNKKETVKKEKIKKIFKKLQKSKKPIIYVGGGIISSESSKYLLLLLKKLNFPITTSLMGLGSISGRHEQCLGMLGMHGTYEANMAMHNSDIILAIGVRFDDRTTNNISKYCPNSEIIHIDIDPTSISKTVKSNIYIIGDAKNVIKKIIKILEIKKYKNNIKKWWEKIQSWRKINSLKYKKSSRKIKPQYVIETVWKITKGNSYIASDVGQHQMFTALYYSFEKPRQWINSGGLGTMGFGLPAALGVKLAFPKKNVICITGDGSIQMNIQELSTAKQYKIPILIINLNNSVLGMVRQWQDINYSSRYSQSYMKSLPNFSKLVKSYGHIGIRVHKKKELYNIIKYALKKTKKELVFLDIEVDASEHVYPMQIKGLGMNNMILKKC encoded by the coding sequence ATGCTAGGCGCAGATATAGTAGTAAAATTTCTTATAAAACAAAAAATTAAATATATATTTGGATATCCTGGAGGATCAGTTCTAGACATATATGATTCTATAAAAAGAATTGGCAAAATAAAACATATATTAGTAAGACATGAACAAGCAGCTATACATATGGCTGATGGATATGCTAGATCTACAGGAAAAATTGGAGTAGCTTTAGTAACATCTGGACCAGGAGCAACTAATTCTATAACTGGTATAGCTACAGCATATATGGATTCTATACCTATAATAATAATATCAGGTCAAGTTGATTATTCTTTAATAGGAAATGATGCTTTTCAAGAATGTGACATGATAGGTATATCAAGGCCAATAGTTAAACATAGTTTTTTAATAAAAAATACTTCAGAAATATATAAAACATTTAAAAAATCTTTTTATATAGCAACTTCAGGTAGACATGGTCCTGTAGTAATAGATATTCCTAAAAATGTATTATCTAATAACATAAAAAAAAAATATTTTTTTATAAAAAAAAATAATATAAAATTAAATAAAAAAGAAACAGTAAAAAAAGAAAAAATAAAAAAAATATTTAAAAAATTACAAAAATCTAAAAAACCTATTATATATGTTGGTGGAGGTATAATATCATCTGAATCTAGTAAATATTTGTTATTATTATTAAAAAAATTAAATTTTCCTATAACTACATCATTAATGGGATTAGGATCAATATCTGGAAGACATGAACAATGTCTTGGAATGTTAGGAATGCATGGAACTTATGAAGCTAATATGGCTATGCACAATTCTGATATAATATTAGCTATAGGAGTTAGATTTGATGATAGAACAACAAACAATATTTCTAAATATTGCCCTAATTCAGAAATTATACATATAGATATAGATCCTACATCAATATCTAAAACTGTAAAATCAAATATATATATTATAGGAGATGCAAAAAATGTTATAAAAAAAATTATAAAAATTTTAGAAATAAAAAAATATAAAAATAATATAAAAAAATGGTGGGAAAAAATACAATCATGGAGAAAAATAAATAGTTTAAAATATAAAAAATCTTCGAGAAAAATAAAACCACAATATGTTATAGAAACTGTATGGAAAATAACAAAAGGAAATTCATATATTGCATCTGATGTTGGTCAACATCAAATGTTTACAGCTTTATATTATTCTTTTGAAAAACCGAGACAATGGATAAATTCTGGAGGATTAGGAACAATGGGTTTTGGATTACCAGCCGCTCTTGGAGTAAAACTTGCATTTCCAAAAAAAAATGTTATATGTATAACAGGAGATGGAAGCATTCAAATGAACATACAGGAACTTTCTACTGCCAAACAATATAAAATACCTATCTTAATAATAAATTTAAATAATAGTGTATTAGGAATGGTAAGACAATGGCAAGATATAAACTATTCTAGCAGATATTCTCAATCATATATGAAATCATTACCAAATTTTTCTAAATTAGTAAAATCATATGGTCATATAGGAATAAGGGTACATAAAAAAAAAGAACTATATAATATAATAAAATATGCGTTAAAAAAAACTAAAAAAGAACTAGTATTTTTAGATATAGAAGTAGATGCTTCAGAACATGTATATCCTATGCAAATAAAAGGATTAGGTATGAACAATATGATATTAAAAAAATGTTAG